A section of the Thermostichus vulcanus str. 'Rupite' genome encodes:
- a CDS encoding sucrose-phosphate phosphatase, with protein MKVPGNWNVDLQLLVTDLDYTLVGDPSALQDLNPKLEQLRAQTGLKLVYATGRSWYLYQELLQEYPLLPPDALILSVGTAVHYQGLPEPDPNWTNHLSQGWDREAVAEVAAQFPELRPQPASEQGSFKLSYWLDAGRAEWVIAQLSRELAQRGLAVNPVYSSGRDLDLLPLAGNKGSALRYLQQEWGIPGEQTLACGDSGNDQLLLQAAIESGGYGVVVGNAQPELLDWYRKNPTPHCLLAAATCAGGILEGLQHFGCLERLS; from the coding sequence ATGAAGGTGCCTGGGAACTGGAATGTGGACTTGCAATTGTTGGTCACTGATTTGGATTACACCTTGGTTGGGGATCCCTCAGCCTTGCAGGACTTAAATCCCAAACTGGAACAGCTGCGTGCCCAAACGGGCTTAAAGCTCGTCTATGCCACAGGCCGATCCTGGTATCTGTACCAAGAACTGCTACAGGAATACCCGCTGTTACCCCCTGATGCTTTAATCCTCTCGGTGGGCACTGCTGTGCACTACCAAGGGCTCCCTGAACCGGATCCCAATTGGACAAATCATCTTTCCCAGGGATGGGATCGGGAGGCAGTGGCTGAGGTGGCAGCTCAATTTCCGGAACTGCGCCCCCAACCCGCTTCAGAACAGGGATCCTTCAAGCTCAGCTATTGGCTGGATGCCGGACGGGCGGAATGGGTGATCGCACAACTGAGCCGAGAACTGGCGCAACGGGGCCTAGCGGTGAACCCGGTGTACAGCAGTGGTCGGGACTTGGACTTGCTCCCCCTAGCCGGGAATAAAGGCTCCGCTCTGCGCTACTTACAACAGGAGTGGGGGATCCCTGGAGAACAGACCCTGGCCTGTGGAGATTCTGGCAATGATCAACTGCTGCTCCAGGCGGCCATCGAATCCGGGGGCTACGGTGTCGTGGTGGGCAATGCCCAGCCGGAGTTGTTGGATTGGTACCGCAAAAACCCTACTCCCCACTGTCTTTTGGCTGCAGCCACCTGCGCAGGCGGGATCCTAGAAGGGTTGCAACACTTTGGTTGTCTGGAGCGTCTCAGCTAG
- a CDS encoding ABC transporter permease — translation MSLVTSAKMAWQMVQRHRLRTGLTMLGILIGNAAVVAIAGFGNAAQEMAVDQFRSLGTNLLIVFSSSLGLADASNIRPITLDDLMAIEQEVPAVAAAVPSLSVNVRAVRGGVDRRYEATGTWPEYLSVLNLEIEHGRFLSPADIEEQRSVVVLGSEAASQLFGLDPAAAIGETVLLNNLPFEVIGTLRSKPTVFGNSDAGVFLPVDVVANQFVGRRSPYGTELTAIFVSARSVEDLPAAEFQIRNLLRQRHQLVGEDDFIIRNQKVLLDGAATILGLLRVLLTGTAALSLLVGGVGIMNVMLISVAERTHEIGVRKAIGADSRQILQQFATEAIFIAVTGGVIGILFSSGLLVAVQVFTPLATTIDPVAVVVSFSLSTAIGLVFGIFPARKAAQLDPIEALRA, via the coding sequence ATGAGCCTGGTGACTTCTGCCAAAATGGCCTGGCAAATGGTGCAGCGGCATCGTCTGCGCACGGGCCTAACCATGCTCGGGATCCTGATCGGCAATGCAGCGGTGGTGGCAATTGCCGGGTTTGGGAATGCCGCCCAGGAGATGGCGGTGGATCAGTTCCGGTCTTTAGGTACCAATTTACTCATTGTCTTTTCGTCTAGCTTGGGCCTAGCGGATGCCAGCAATATCCGACCGATTACCCTGGATGATCTGATGGCGATTGAACAGGAAGTGCCCGCCGTAGCGGCAGCCGTACCCAGCCTTAGCGTCAATGTGCGTGCAGTGCGGGGGGGAGTGGATCGCCGCTACGAAGCCACAGGCACCTGGCCGGAGTATTTGTCGGTGTTGAACCTGGAGATAGAACACGGTCGCTTTCTTTCGCCCGCAGATATTGAGGAACAGCGCTCCGTGGTGGTTCTGGGTAGCGAGGCGGCTAGTCAACTGTTTGGCCTGGATCCCGCAGCTGCTATCGGGGAGACCGTGCTGCTGAATAATCTCCCCTTTGAGGTGATCGGGACTTTGCGCTCGAAGCCGACAGTGTTTGGCAATAGCGATGCTGGGGTGTTCTTGCCGGTGGATGTGGTGGCCAATCAGTTTGTCGGGCGCAGATCCCCCTACGGCACAGAATTGACAGCGATTTTTGTTTCGGCCCGCTCGGTGGAGGATCTGCCGGCAGCGGAGTTTCAAATTCGCAACTTGCTGCGGCAGCGGCATCAATTGGTGGGGGAAGATGACTTTATCATCCGTAACCAAAAGGTGTTGCTGGATGGGGCAGCCACAATCCTGGGCCTACTGCGGGTGTTGTTGACGGGTACGGCGGCCCTTTCCCTGCTGGTGGGGGGGGTGGGGATCATGAATGTGATGTTGATCTCAGTGGCGGAGCGCACCCATGAGATTGGGGTTCGCAAGGCAATCGGGGCCGATAGCCGCCAGATTTTGCAGCAATTTGCCACAGAAGCCATTTTTATTGCCGTGACGGGGGGAGTGATCGGGATCCTCTTCAGCAGTGGCCTCTTGGTGGCGGTACAGGTTTTCACCCCCTTGGCTACCACAATCGATCCGGTGGCGGTGGTGGTTTCCTTTTCTCTTTCAACGGCCATTGGGTTGGTCTTCGGCATTTTCCCGGCCCGTAAAGCGGCGCAACTGGATCCGATCGAAGCGCTGCGGGCCTGA
- a CDS encoding UbiD family decarboxylase: MPRDLRRFIALLESRGQLRRIPAEVDPDLEIAEIADRLLASGGPALLFERVKGSRLPLVINALGTVERICWAMGMEQPQELESLGKKLALLYQPRPPKTFSQAVELGQALFSVFKAKPSRDLLPPCQQVVLRGEEVDLGQLPLLRVYPGDAGRVLTLGLMVTKDPENGIPNVGVYRLQLQSRNTMTVQWLSVRGATRHLRKAAALGRKLEVAVAVGVDPLVIMAAATPVPVDLSEWLFAGLYAGEGLHLAQCKTVDLQVPAHAEMVLEGTITPGEVAPDGPAGDHIGYYGPRNEQAPLIRFHCLTHRRDPIYLTTFSGKPPKENDMMALALNRVYTPILRQQVPEIVDFFLPMEALGYKAAILSIDKAYPGQARRAALAFWSALPQFSYTKFVIVVDKDINVRDPRAVVWCLCSRVDPQRDVFILPDNPFDSLDFATEKRGLGGKMGIDATTKIPPETDSPWRDPLTPDPAVAELVNRRWAEYGLADLNLQPADPRLFGYEF, encoded by the coding sequence ATGCCCAGAGATTTGCGTCGCTTTATCGCCCTGTTGGAATCCCGTGGTCAGCTCCGCCGCATTCCCGCAGAAGTGGATCCCGACCTAGAAATTGCCGAGATCGCCGATCGCCTCTTGGCCAGTGGCGGCCCAGCCCTGCTGTTTGAGCGGGTGAAAGGATCCCGTCTGCCGCTTGTGATCAATGCCCTGGGGACGGTGGAGCGCATCTGCTGGGCCATGGGGATGGAACAGCCGCAGGAGCTGGAAAGCCTGGGTAAAAAATTGGCGTTGCTCTACCAACCGCGTCCCCCGAAAACGTTCTCGCAGGCAGTGGAACTGGGGCAGGCTTTGTTCAGTGTGTTCAAGGCTAAGCCCAGCCGCGATCTCTTGCCCCCCTGTCAGCAGGTGGTGTTGCGGGGAGAAGAGGTGGATCTGGGCCAATTGCCGCTGTTGCGGGTCTATCCGGGGGATGCGGGGCGGGTGCTGACCCTGGGCTTGATGGTGACCAAGGATCCCGAAAACGGGATCCCCAACGTGGGGGTGTATCGGCTGCAACTGCAAAGCCGCAACACGATGACGGTGCAGTGGCTCTCGGTGCGGGGGGCAACCCGCCATTTGCGCAAAGCGGCAGCACTGGGCAGAAAGTTGGAAGTGGCCGTCGCGGTGGGGGTGGATCCCTTGGTGATCATGGCGGCGGCAACCCCAGTACCGGTGGATCTGTCGGAATGGCTGTTTGCCGGTCTCTACGCAGGAGAAGGACTCCACCTGGCCCAGTGCAAAACCGTGGATCTGCAGGTGCCAGCCCACGCGGAGATGGTCTTGGAAGGCACAATCACCCCTGGGGAAGTGGCCCCCGACGGCCCTGCTGGAGATCACATTGGCTACTACGGCCCCCGCAATGAGCAAGCCCCCCTGATTCGCTTTCACTGCCTCACCCACCGCCGCGATCCGATTTATCTCACCACCTTTAGTGGCAAGCCCCCGAAAGAAAACGACATGATGGCCCTAGCCCTGAACCGGGTTTACACCCCCATCCTCAGGCAACAGGTACCGGAAATTGTGGATTTCTTTTTACCCATGGAGGCTCTCGGTTACAAAGCAGCCATTCTTTCCATTGACAAAGCCTATCCCGGCCAAGCGCGGCGGGCGGCTCTTGCCTTTTGGAGCGCTCTGCCCCAATTCAGCTACACCAAATTTGTAATCGTAGTGGACAAAGACATCAATGTCCGGGATCCACGGGCAGTCGTTTGGTGCCTCTGTTCACGGGTGGATCCGCAGCGGGATGTGTTTATTCTGCCGGATAACCCCTTCGACTCCCTGGACTTTGCCACCGAAAAACGCGGCCTGGGGGGCAAAATGGGCATCGATGCCACCACGAAGATTCCTCCAGAAACCGATTCCCCCTGGCGGGATCCCCTCACCCCCGATCCGGCAGTGGCGGAGTTGGTCAATCGCCGCTGGGCGGAATATGGCCTAGCGGATCTCAACCTGCAACCGGCGGATCCCCGCTTGTTTGGGTATGAATTTTAG
- the frr gene encoding ribosome recycling factor, giving the protein MELAEVEELMGKAVQATQRAFNTVRTGRANSSLLDRVQVEYYGVPTPLKSLATLTTPDSSTLLIQPFDPSTLAAIERAIVASDLGLNPSNDGKVVRLNIPPLTEERRKELSKQVAKLAEEGRVSIRNIRRDAIDAVRKQEKNGELSEDESKGLQDDIQKLTDRYIKKVDELLAEKEKELSTI; this is encoded by the coding sequence GTGGAGCTAGCTGAAGTCGAAGAGCTGATGGGTAAAGCGGTGCAAGCGACGCAGCGCGCCTTTAATACGGTGCGTACCGGACGGGCCAATTCCAGTCTGTTGGATCGCGTTCAGGTGGAGTATTACGGCGTGCCCACCCCTCTGAAATCCTTGGCCACCCTCACCACTCCCGACTCCAGTACCCTTTTGATCCAACCGTTTGATCCCTCGACTCTGGCCGCGATCGAACGGGCGATTGTGGCTTCTGACCTAGGTTTGAACCCTAGCAACGATGGTAAAGTGGTGCGCCTCAATATCCCACCCCTAACGGAGGAGCGGCGCAAAGAACTCAGCAAACAGGTGGCCAAACTGGCGGAAGAAGGCCGGGTCTCGATTCGCAACATCCGGCGAGATGCGATTGATGCGGTGCGTAAACAAGAAAAAAATGGTGAGCTTTCCGAAGATGAGTCCAAAGGTTTGCAGGATGATATCCAAAAACTGACCGACCGCTACATCAAGAAGGTGGATGAGCTGCTAGCGGAGAAAGAGAAGGAATTGAGCACGATTTGA
- the rplS gene encoding 50S ribosomal protein L19 encodes MNAQEIIRSIEAAQMKSDLPEIRIGDQVRVGVRIQEGGKERVQAFEGTVIAARNSGSNRTITVRKTFQGIGVERVFLIHSPRIESIKVLRRGKVRRAKLFYLRDRVGKATRIKAKVDSKEQSLEQLL; translated from the coding sequence ATGAACGCTCAAGAAATCATCCGCTCCATTGAAGCGGCACAAATGAAGTCGGATCTGCCGGAGATCCGCATTGGCGATCAAGTGCGAGTTGGAGTTCGCATTCAAGAAGGCGGCAAAGAGCGGGTACAAGCCTTTGAGGGCACGGTCATCGCCGCTCGCAATTCCGGATCCAACCGCACCATCACCGTGCGCAAAACCTTCCAGGGAATTGGAGTGGAGCGGGTTTTTCTGATTCACTCTCCCCGCATTGAGTCAATTAAGGTACTGCGTCGCGGTAAAGTGCGCCGGGCCAAGCTCTTCTACTTGCGGGATCGGGTGGGCAAAGCCACTCGCATCAAAGCCAAGGTGGATTCCAAAGAGCAGTCGCTAGAGCAGTTGCTGTGA
- a CDS encoding YbaB/EbfC family nucleoid-associated protein → MRDGAQKLQKELEEMEIVGEAGNGLVKVTVNGNQEPLKVSLDPDALKEAPDVLEDLILTAMVNAYTQSAETMRKRMEELTGNISLPGLGLG, encoded by the coding sequence GTGCGTGACGGTGCTCAAAAGCTCCAAAAGGAGCTCGAAGAAATGGAGATCGTCGGGGAAGCTGGCAATGGGCTGGTTAAAGTCACTGTGAATGGCAACCAGGAGCCCCTCAAGGTTTCGCTGGATCCCGATGCCCTCAAGGAGGCCCCAGATGTGCTGGAGGATTTGATCCTAACGGCGATGGTGAATGCCTATACCCAATCTGCCGAAACGATGCGCAAGCGGATGGAGGAGCTGACCGGAAACATCAGTCTGCCCGGGTTGGGATTGGGTTGA
- a CDS encoding YbjQ family protein: MLLSTTDVLQGVEIESYLGIVTAEVVYGSNALRDFFAGIRDIIGGRTGAYERVFEQGQKEAIAELERRAKRLGADGVIGIDLNTGTINIDQTGVLLLITATGTAVKIR; the protein is encoded by the coding sequence ATGTTGCTGTCGACCACTGATGTGTTGCAAGGGGTAGAAATTGAAAGCTACCTGGGCATTGTTACTGCCGAAGTGGTTTATGGGAGCAACGCCCTACGGGACTTCTTTGCAGGGATCCGAGATATTATCGGCGGGCGCACGGGAGCCTACGAACGGGTTTTTGAACAGGGCCAGAAAGAAGCAATTGCTGAGTTGGAACGGCGGGCCAAACGGCTGGGGGCAGATGGGGTGATCGGCATTGACCTGAACACCGGCACCATTAACATCGACCAAACCGGGGTACTGCTTTTGATCACAGCCACCGGAACCGCTGTCAAGATTCGCTGA
- the recR gene encoding recombination mediator RecR: MYTRPLARLIEELQRLPGIGAKTAQRLALHLINRPVTEIEALAQALLEAKQTVKHCSICFNWSAEDPCEICRSPQRDPSLWCVVAEVKDLIALERTREFKGRYHVLGGLISPMNGIGVDQLHIRELVARVAQEKPRELIFAISPSVEGEVTMHVIKDFLKQVSPTLYMTRLAFGLPMGSELEYADEVTLARALEARREL; the protein is encoded by the coding sequence ATGTATACCCGCCCGCTGGCTCGCCTAATCGAGGAACTGCAACGGCTACCCGGTATCGGTGCCAAAACCGCTCAGCGGTTGGCTTTGCATCTCATCAATCGCCCCGTCACCGAGATCGAAGCTTTGGCCCAAGCTCTCCTGGAAGCCAAGCAGACGGTTAAACATTGCTCCATTTGCTTTAATTGGTCGGCGGAGGATCCCTGTGAGATTTGTCGGTCTCCCCAGCGGGATCCCTCGCTGTGGTGTGTGGTGGCGGAGGTGAAGGATTTGATTGCCCTGGAACGAACTCGTGAGTTCAAGGGCCGTTACCACGTTCTGGGGGGTCTGATTTCCCCGATGAATGGCATTGGGGTGGATCAACTCCACATCCGGGAGCTGGTGGCACGGGTAGCCCAGGAAAAGCCGCGGGAGCTGATCTTCGCCATTAGCCCCAGCGTCGAGGGGGAAGTAACCATGCACGTGATCAAGGATTTCCTAAAGCAAGTCTCCCCCACGTTGTACATGACCCGGCTGGCTTTTGGGCTGCCGATGGGATCCGAACTGGAATACGCCGATGAGGTCACCCTGGCCCGTGCTCTCGAAGCCCGGCGCGAGTTGTGA
- a CDS encoding PRC-barrel domain-containing protein: protein MTTGKESVALVRSEVRRRSQVLGTQVISQGNAARLGVVSEVWADLEAKQVLVLGVLEKAFASSPRLLELRQVTALGQDAVLVPSDEVFDNLDLDGLSRVVGSEVVTEEGIRLGKVKDFEFNSVSGLITGLVLSNLGLTFLPGFILSTYLLSTDEIVSVGGDRLIVEDGAETRLTQLAKGILETLGVGKPPWEAGSGPTPALPSAVDSPVVEEDYDEEYDEEYEAEEEDIYAEDEPEPEPVRPRRPEPVPEQPEWEQEYAEEDAPPEPTSESPATDAWEDKPEDPQT from the coding sequence ATGACGACTGGGAAAGAATCTGTTGCGCTGGTGCGATCAGAGGTTCGTCGGCGGTCACAGGTTCTGGGAACGCAGGTGATTAGCCAGGGGAATGCGGCTCGGCTCGGGGTCGTGAGTGAAGTTTGGGCTGATCTGGAAGCCAAGCAGGTACTGGTGTTGGGCGTATTGGAAAAAGCCTTTGCCAGCTCTCCCCGCCTGCTGGAACTGCGGCAAGTGACGGCTTTAGGCCAGGATGCGGTGCTTGTCCCCAGTGATGAGGTCTTTGACAATTTGGATTTGGATGGGCTCAGCCGGGTAGTTGGGAGCGAGGTGGTGACCGAAGAAGGGATCCGCCTTGGCAAAGTCAAGGATTTTGAATTTAACTCCGTTTCTGGCCTGATTACGGGTTTGGTGCTTTCCAACCTTGGCCTCACCTTTTTGCCCGGATTCATTCTCAGCACCTATCTCCTTTCAACTGATGAGATTGTTTCTGTTGGTGGGGATCGCCTGATTGTCGAAGATGGGGCAGAAACCCGCCTCACCCAACTGGCCAAAGGGATTTTGGAAACTCTCGGGGTCGGCAAACCTCCTTGGGAAGCTGGATCTGGCCCTACCCCGGCCCTACCCAGTGCTGTTGACAGCCCTGTTGTGGAGGAAGACTACGACGAAGAGTATGACGAGGAATACGAAGCCGAAGAAGAGGACATCTACGCAGAAGATGAACCTGAACCTGAGCCTGTGCGCCCACGTCGGCCCGAACCTGTACCCGAACAGCCGGAATGGGAGCAAGAGTATGCCGAAGAGGATGCCCCTCCGGAGCCAACCTCTGAATCTCCTGCTACCGATGCCTGGGAAGACAAACCTGAGGATCCCCAGACTTGA
- a CDS encoding amidohydrolase family protein — protein sequence MAALGGAKGLCLEQETGSLTVGKSADLVLCDLTQLSLLPRTDPIGLLVLGRPSRVVDSVWVRGKRRIEAGQFCG from the coding sequence ATGGCTGCCTTAGGAGGTGCCAAAGGGCTGTGCCTAGAACAGGAAACGGGATCTCTAACTGTGGGCAAATCTGCCGATTTGGTTCTCTGCGATCTCACCCAGTTGTCCTTGTTGCCGCGCACAGATCCGATTGGGTTGTTGGTGTTGGGCCGTCCCAGTCGGGTGGTGGATAGCGTGTGGGTACGGGGGAAGCGACGGATTGAAGCGGGCCAATTCTGTGGGTAG
- the rbsK gene encoding ribokinase, with translation MSKPIRVVGSLNMDLVVQVPHQPIAGETVLGSDYTTYPGGKGANQAVAAARAGGQVEMWGAVGSDGFGQSLRDNLEQNGIDTQQLQTLEGSSGIALITVDPSGQNSIVVSPGANGRYTPQRLPPFTPAALLLLQLEIPLPTVLAVAEQAFTQGIPILLNPAPIQPLPGSLLRQIRYLVLNETEAASFTQSPIETPEQAQMAAQRLQQHGIPTVILTLGGAGLAWADGEDRGYLPAHAVNVVDTTAAGDGFCGALAACLAAGGSLQEALRFANAAAALAVTRAGAQTSLAQRAEIEVFLADQRGDPSP, from the coding sequence ATGTCTAAACCCATTCGAGTGGTCGGTAGTTTGAATATGGACTTGGTGGTGCAAGTGCCCCATCAACCCATTGCTGGCGAAACGGTGCTGGGATCCGACTACACCACCTACCCCGGCGGCAAAGGGGCCAATCAGGCGGTGGCTGCGGCACGGGCAGGTGGACAGGTGGAAATGTGGGGGGCTGTCGGATCCGATGGCTTTGGCCAGAGTCTGCGGGACAATCTCGAGCAAAATGGCATCGATACCCAGCAACTGCAAACCTTGGAAGGCTCCAGCGGCATTGCCCTGATCACAGTGGATCCCAGCGGGCAAAACAGCATCGTGGTCAGCCCAGGTGCCAATGGGCGCTACACCCCGCAGCGCTTGCCCCCCTTCACTCCCGCCGCCTTACTCCTACTGCAACTGGAAATTCCACTCCCGACGGTCTTGGCGGTGGCTGAGCAAGCCTTTACCCAAGGGATCCCGATTTTACTCAATCCTGCCCCCATTCAGCCTTTGCCGGGATCCCTGTTGCGCCAAATTCGCTACCTGGTGCTCAACGAAACCGAAGCCGCCAGCTTCACTCAATCCCCGATTGAAACGCCTGAACAAGCCCAAATGGCAGCACAACGTTTACAACAGCACGGGATCCCGACGGTGATCCTCACGTTGGGCGGGGCAGGGTTGGCCTGGGCGGATGGGGAAGATAGGGGCTATCTACCGGCTCATGCGGTGAACGTGGTGGATACCACTGCCGCTGGAGATGGGTTTTGTGGGGCTTTGGCCGCTTGTTTGGCAGCGGGGGGATCCCTGCAGGAAGCGTTGCGTTTTGCCAATGCCGCCGCCGCACTCGCGGTCACTCGAGCGGGAGCGCAGACCAGCCTTGCCCAGCGTGCTGAAATTGAAGTTTTTTTGGCAGACCAGAGGGGGGATCCCAGCCCCTAA
- a CDS encoding carbohydrate ABC transporter permease, protein MAQLLQDPRLSQAAPRSLSQPSRRPSRTWRWIPERWYVHLGLLLACLVLGFPVLYAVIVSTQNNAEVFRYQFTFGSSFGFNWRQVMVSRHLGSYMLNSTIMAVAITVGKTILSLLAGLAFVYFRFPGKWLVFGFVLITLMMPTEILIIALLRFVTGLGWGSTYYALIVPFLASATATFLFRQHFSNIPSELSEAAQLDGANPLQFLTQVLIPLSWNAIGAQAVIHFVYAWNMYLWPRLIIQGQEKQVVQVGLQSLLNLDSSASYGPMMLGAIIASIPPVVVFMALQKPFMSGFALARDK, encoded by the coding sequence ATGGCCCAACTTTTGCAGGATCCCCGACTATCCCAAGCTGCTCCCCGCAGCCTCAGCCAACCCAGCCGCCGCCCTTCCCGAACCTGGCGTTGGATCCCGGAGCGTTGGTATGTGCATTTGGGCCTGTTGCTGGCCTGTTTGGTGTTGGGGTTCCCAGTGTTGTATGCCGTGATTGTGAGCACCCAGAACAATGCGGAAGTGTTTCGCTATCAATTTACCTTTGGCTCATCCTTTGGCTTCAACTGGCGACAGGTGATGGTGTCGCGGCACCTGGGCAGTTACATGCTCAACAGCACGATCATGGCGGTGGCGATCACCGTCGGTAAGACCATTTTGTCGTTGTTGGCGGGGTTGGCCTTTGTTTACTTCCGCTTTCCGGGTAAGTGGCTGGTGTTTGGTTTTGTACTGATCACGTTGATGATGCCCACGGAAATTTTGATCATTGCCCTGCTGCGTTTTGTCACTGGCTTAGGTTGGGGATCCACCTACTACGCCCTGATTGTGCCTTTTTTGGCCAGTGCAACGGCGACTTTTCTGTTTCGGCAACATTTTTCCAACATTCCCAGCGAACTCTCCGAGGCAGCCCAATTGGATGGGGCCAACCCGCTGCAATTTCTCACCCAGGTGTTGATCCCCCTCAGTTGGAATGCGATTGGGGCCCAGGCAGTGATTCACTTCGTCTACGCTTGGAATATGTACCTGTGGCCTCGTTTGATCATCCAGGGACAGGAAAAACAGGTGGTGCAAGTGGGGTTGCAATCCCTGCTCAACCTGGATAGCTCCGCCTCCTATGGCCCGATGATGTTGGGGGCGATCATCGCCAGTATTCCGCCGGTGGTGGTGTTCATGGCCTTGCAGAAGCCGTTTATGAGCGGTTTTGCTCTTGCCCGCGACAAGTAA
- a CDS encoding efflux RND transporter periplasmic adaptor subunit, producing MILHTDEPKTGSPSPPQPQDYSAAPSQIGSRKKRGLPIGWVVVGLLLAGLGTGGYLLQRQFQQQMAQRFQALTVPVQVSDLTQRLRVSGQVQPIRQVNVSPRESGRLLQLFVDQGDEVTEGQLLARMDYGDLTSSIQQAQARIQELQARLAEQQAGERTQVILAAQARVDAAQSQVDLAQTELERIRALVQQGVVARNELDQRLARLEQAQADLRSAQQELERLQLGIRPEAIQQTQAQIAQAQAELAQRQSRIADTEIRAPFTGIVVQRFAEIGSFVAPTTAASDATAASSSSILALAQGIEVRAEVPEAQIAQVQVGQPVEIRSLAYPDRVVRGKVKRIAPATVVVREVTVFRVIVEPEPGADFLRTGMNVSVDFIGDPQPQALTVPSVAVTYEQGQEGVILLDPATQRPIYRQVETGITQSGVTQILSGLQAGDRVFTSLPPGMTLDALIKAEP from the coding sequence GTGATCCTGCACACGGATGAGCCCAAGACGGGATCCCCATCCCCTCCCCAACCCCAAGACTATTCTGCGGCTCCCTCGCAGATCGGATCTCGAAAAAAAAGAGGATTGCCCATCGGCTGGGTAGTTGTCGGTTTGCTGTTGGCGGGTTTAGGCACAGGAGGTTATTTGCTGCAGCGGCAGTTTCAGCAGCAGATGGCACAACGGTTCCAGGCCTTAACGGTGCCTGTGCAGGTTTCAGATCTCACCCAGCGCCTGCGGGTTAGCGGGCAAGTGCAGCCGATCCGCCAGGTGAACGTCAGCCCACGGGAGTCCGGTCGCCTGTTGCAACTGTTCGTGGATCAGGGGGATGAAGTGACAGAAGGGCAGCTGCTGGCCCGCATGGATTACGGTGATCTCACCAGCAGCATTCAACAGGCCCAAGCCCGCATTCAAGAGCTGCAAGCCCGTCTGGCGGAGCAACAGGCGGGGGAGCGTACCCAGGTGATTTTGGCGGCCCAAGCGAGAGTGGATGCGGCCCAATCGCAGGTGGACTTGGCCCAAACAGAGTTGGAGCGGATTCGAGCGCTGGTGCAGCAGGGGGTGGTGGCCCGCAACGAGTTGGATCAGCGGCTGGCCCGTCTGGAGCAGGCGCAAGCGGATTTGCGCTCTGCCCAACAGGAATTGGAGCGGTTGCAGCTAGGGATCCGCCCAGAGGCGATTCAGCAAACCCAAGCCCAGATTGCCCAAGCGCAGGCCGAGTTGGCCCAACGGCAATCCCGAATCGCCGATACAGAAATCCGTGCTCCCTTTACAGGGATTGTGGTGCAGCGTTTTGCCGAAATTGGTTCTTTTGTTGCCCCGACCACAGCGGCTTCGGATGCGACCGCGGCTTCTTCTAGCTCGATTTTGGCCCTGGCGCAAGGGATCGAAGTGCGGGCGGAGGTACCGGAAGCCCAAATTGCGCAAGTGCAGGTGGGTCAACCGGTGGAGATTCGCTCCCTTGCCTATCCGGATCGGGTGGTGCGGGGTAAGGTGAAACGAATTGCACCCGCCACTGTGGTGGTGCGGGAAGTGACGGTCTTTCGGGTGATTGTGGAACCGGAACCGGGAGCAGACTTTTTGCGGACAGGCATGAATGTCTCGGTGGATTTTATCGGGGATCCCCAGCCGCAAGCCTTGACCGTACCCTCCGTTGCCGTCACCTATGAGCAAGGCCAAGAAGGCGTGATCCTGCTGGATCCTGCAACCCAACGGCCCATCTATCGGCAAGTGGAAACGGGCATCACCCAAAGCGGGGTCACCCAAATTCTCTCTGGGCTGCAAGCGGGCGATCGCGTCTTTACCTCCTTGCCGCCGGGAATGACCCTCGATGCGTTGATCAAAGCGGAGCCCTAA